GACCCGAATCGGATACTCTGACCCCAACGGAATATCTCCGATCTTGACCGTAATGGTTTTACGACGCAGGTATTCCGTAAGTGAGCGACTGTAGTGATACGACGTAATGGCGTCCTGAAGCGATACCGTGTCGTTGAGCGTTAGCATGAATCTATGGAAAGTTTATAATAAAGATGGACAGCACTTTTCAGTGCGTAAATTTAGGCATAAAACCCTAAAGAGAAGTCTATTGTTTTATGATTCCTCCAGTACAGACAGTAAGGTCCGGCATTTCAGCTCGGTTTCCTGCCATTCTTTTTCGGGGATCGAATCTTCCGTAATCCCGCCGCCGCCGTAGAGCGTGGCTACCCCGTTGCTGATTTTCATACATCGAAGGTTGACAAACAGGTGCGTTTCGTGATCAATATTGACCGGGCCCAGATATCCGCTGTAAAATTCGCGATCGTAGCCTTCATTTTGCTGAATAAACTGCAAAGCCGGCAGTTTAGGCATTCCGCACACGGCCGACGTAGGATGCAATAACCCCAGCATGACCGTCCCCAACTCGGGGAAATTAATGGCCTTGGTATCAACGGCATAATCGCTTCGCAAGTGCATCAAATTACCCGCCACGGCCGTTTTAGGCCCTTCTTCGAGGTATTCCCGTACGCGTATTTTCTTAAAACACGAAATGATATAGCGACTCACCAATGCCTGCTCTTCAATCTCTTTTTGGGTCCAGGGGGCCTGTTTCGGCGGGATAGGCTGCCCCGAAGCATCAAAAGCCGACTGAGTACCGGCCAGGGCCACCGTTCTGAAAATCCCCTGTTTATCCACACTAACCAGTATTTCGGGCGTTGCGCCCAGCCAAAGCTGATTCAAATGAGGCAGATACACCAGCGACACAAACGCATTGGGGTATTTTTCGCAAAGACGTTCAAAAATGCCGGTGACGGAAAACGAAGAGGGCAATGCAACCTGCTTATTGCGGGAGAGCACAACCTTTTGAATTTTGCCGGCTTCAATGGCTGCAATCGCGTCTTTTACCGACTGCAGGTGCCGCTCATGAGATGAGGTCTGCAATAGATCAAAAGAAACAGGTTCATTTTGAGAAAAAAGCGTGACATTTTTGCCATGCCTTTCCCAGGCTTCTTTCAACCTTTCCGTTTCAGCGGTGGTATGATTGCTTTCGGCGATCAATTCATCTTTTTCATTAAACCGAAAATAGACATCCGCTTCCATAAAAAGCGCCCTGTCGTCTTCCAAATTCAAAAAAGGGCTGATGGCAAACCCCGAAGGAAGGTCTTCAAGGACCATTTTGGCGGCGGGAATATCCGCCCCAAAATTGAGAATCAAGTGTTTATCATTTTGACGGGGTAAGCGCCACAGGGCGGCGGCATATCCAAGTTCGTAGGCCGACTGCCAACCGTGCAGCGGCAAAACTGTTTGCGAGGTAGTATGTGACTCCGAATCCACTATTTGACGCATTGGTTCGCTGATTGTGTTCTCTCTGTAATAACACTTTTCAACGCAAAAGTGTCTCGAAAAAACAAAAAAACAAGTCTTTCTCTTACGCCGGGTGCATAAAATCCCATCCCGTCAGCGTCAGAAATCATTTTCAACTCTTCACGGACGGTTATAAAATGGCTGTCAAACTGATTTTCAGCGCCCACTCCAGTACTTTACTTCTATCCTATTTTGACTTTCCTGATTCACCTTATTGGATAATTTTTAGTGGCAACATCTACTATCAACTCAAATTGCCGCAAACTGTTAATGAATATGAAGAAATAAGCTAATCCTAAACAGCATACATCAGTATCCTGCCGGTTCGCCCTATAACACAAGGTTTGAGGCTACTTATTTAAAAATTAATGCGGTATTTTTTTCTTGGGGCATAGGGGAAACCCCGGATCCGATTGTCATTGATACGGAGGGCCTCAGCAATCTCCCTCTTTATACAGCCATGAAAATATACCTTCTGCTCCTTATGATGGTCGAGCTATGCCCATTTTTTCCCGTCAGTGACAAAAAGGGCCCTGCCTTTCCTGAGCCCAAACTCTCGGAAAACCATTTATTTTATATACAGCGCAGCAATGACATCAATACGGTAATGTATGAGGCCAATATACTGCCTGATAAACGTATTGATACAAATCTTCCCATGAACGTATACTGGATACGTTATGCAGAAAGGGGCCAGAAAGAAAAACTTTCAGCTCTGCAATGGCGATTGGCTTACGGATATAAACAACTCAAAAAAAGTGGCAATGGGCAACCTATTGAGTTAATGCTCAATGCTTTTCGAGAACGATCTTTGTATGTGATTTACAGTGGCGGAAAACATATGGCAGTCACTCAAATCAACAGCCATAAAGCGGCCCTTAAAAAGATCTTCGTCCAACTGGCCTCTACGGATGGATTCATCCCAAAAGTGCAGTACATAGAACTTTTCGGTGTAGATATGGCAGCTCCCGATAAAATCGTCTCAGAAAGGATAAACATACAATAGTCTAGTTATCAAAGGCAACCCCCTATTCTTCTTATTAAATCAATAACACTTTTTCGGCATGACTCCCCGGCAGTTTGAACAGGACCTGCAGCCGCTGTTACTGTATGCGGCCCCTCTTATTTTTGTTTGTATTATCGTTGAGTATTGGTTGGTAAAACGTGATCCACATCACCGCTACGACTCAGAAGACTTGAAGGCTTCGGTAGGAATCGGCCTTGGCAGTTTGGTGATCAATGGCCTCTTTAAGGCATTCATTGTCGGCATAAGTTTGTTTTGCTATGAACTCGTACCGTGGCGCCTACCCAATGCCTGGTGGTCATGGGGACTCGCGTATTTGGGCATTGACCTCTGCAATTATGGAGCACACTACATTGCTCATAAACAGCGCATTTGGTGGGCTACGCACGTCACGCATCATTCATCGGAGCATTTCAACCTGACTACCGCCTTTCGAAACTCCTGGACGCAGCACATCAAAATCATTTTCTTTTTGCCCGTATGGCTATCGGGGATTCACCCGGTGATCACGTTCACCTGTTATCAAATTGATCTGCTGTA
Above is a window of Runella slithyformis DSM 19594 DNA encoding:
- a CDS encoding chorismate-binding protein; this translates as MRQIVDSESHTTSQTVLPLHGWQSAYELGYAAALWRLPRQNDKHLILNFGADIPAAKMVLEDLPSGFAISPFLNLEDDRALFMEADVYFRFNEKDELIAESNHTTAETERLKEAWERHGKNVTLFSQNEPVSFDLLQTSSHERHLQSVKDAIAAIEAGKIQKVVLSRNKQVALPSSFSVTGIFERLCEKYPNAFVSLVYLPHLNQLWLGATPEILVSVDKQGIFRTVALAGTQSAFDASGQPIPPKQAPWTQKEIEEQALVSRYIISCFKKIRVREYLEEGPKTAVAGNLMHLRSDYAVDTKAINFPELGTVMLGLLHPTSAVCGMPKLPALQFIQQNEGYDREFYSGYLGPVNIDHETHLFVNLRCMKISNGVATLYGGGGITEDSIPEKEWQETELKCRTLLSVLEES
- a CDS encoding DUF4833 domain-containing protein, whose translation is MKIYLLLLMMVELCPFFPVSDKKGPAFPEPKLSENHLFYIQRSNDINTVMYEANILPDKRIDTNLPMNVYWIRYAERGQKEKLSALQWRLAYGYKQLKKSGNGQPIELMLNAFRERSLYVIYSGGKHMAVTQINSHKAALKKIFVQLASTDGFIPKVQYIELFGVDMAAPDKIVSERINIQ
- a CDS encoding sterol desaturase family protein; translated protein: MTPRQFEQDLQPLLLYAAPLIFVCIIVEYWLVKRDPHHRYDSEDLKASVGIGLGSLVINGLFKAFIVGISLFCYELVPWRLPNAWWSWGLAYLGIDLCNYGAHYIAHKQRIWWATHVTHHSSEHFNLTTAFRNSWTQHIKIIFFLPVWLSGIHPVITFTCYQIDLLYQFWIHTEVIHKLPRWFEYIFVTPSHHRVHHGKNELYVDKNFGTTFILWDRLFGTFQEETEAPVYGITKPVESQNVIYLNFHEWRDIIKDVRRAKSLREAFAILFGPP